One region of Magnetococcus sp. PR-3 genomic DNA includes:
- a CDS encoding dihydroorotate dehydrogenase electron transfer subunit yields MSQASRPALHKLSAKVLFNRAEPGDQYVIRFHAPQLAQRCQPGHFVQVDCGPTTTLPRPLSILDADAQAGTVDIFYKVVGRGTDVMRQWQPGTEVVLMGPIGRIFDPIEAPKQALLIGGGVGAAPVDFMARSLAKRGVATTLFLGMESESPFPLETATTPLPGIDHQTNMALAKLQTQGINSRVAALTPRTGWFQGYVTDLASHYLAALSDAERAQTLLYTCGPTPMMAAAYRVAKQFGLRGQASMEEHMACGFGGCAGCVAPIRVGGEMGWNYRRVCVDGPVFDLDDIAWEEMGYPIPKAQPCGCT; encoded by the coding sequence ATGTCCCAAGCATCACGCCCTGCTTTGCACAAGCTATCCGCTAAGGTTCTGTTTAACCGAGCCGAGCCTGGGGATCAGTATGTGATCCGTTTTCACGCACCTCAGTTGGCCCAACGCTGTCAGCCTGGGCACTTTGTTCAGGTCGATTGTGGTCCCACCACCACCCTGCCCCGTCCACTCTCTATTCTGGATGCAGATGCTCAAGCTGGTACGGTGGATATCTTCTACAAAGTGGTGGGCCGTGGGACCGATGTCATGCGCCAGTGGCAGCCCGGTACTGAGGTTGTACTCATGGGACCGATCGGTCGAATTTTTGATCCCATTGAAGCCCCCAAACAAGCGCTGTTAATTGGGGGGGGGGTGGGCGCGGCCCCTGTGGACTTTATGGCCCGCAGCTTGGCCAAGCGTGGGGTAGCAACCACACTCTTTTTGGGTATGGAGAGTGAAAGCCCCTTTCCCCTGGAAACCGCAACCACCCCCCTACCTGGCATTGATCACCAAACCAATATGGCCCTGGCCAAGCTTCAGACACAGGGTATCAACAGCCGTGTTGCCGCTTTAACCCCACGTACCGGTTGGTTCCAAGGCTATGTAACCGACCTCGCCAGTCACTATTTGGCTGCCCTGAGTGATGCAGAGCGCGCACAAACCCTACTCTACACCTGTGGACCAACCCCCATGATGGCCGCGGCTTATAGGGTCGCCAAACAGTTTGGTCTGCGTGGCCAAGCCTCGATGGAGGAGCACATGGCGTGTGGGTTTGGTGGCTGTGCCGGATGCGTCGCCCCCATTCGTGTGGGGGGAGAGATGGGTTGGAACTATCGCCGGGTCTGCGTGGATGGTCCGGTGTTTGATTTAGATGATATCGCCTGGGAAGAGATGGGGTATCCAATCCCTAAAGCCCAGCCCTGTGGCTGCACCTAA
- a CDS encoding DUF2059 domain-containing protein yields MLKSMAALFALALFLSPSAMAADTPPNKAQQLFKVMQADKSQNQTFKMLTQRITPMVIQGFGQDLKRHFPQATEAQRQETSEAFAQGFHEMMQATMPEVEKQMAELYSNAFTEQELDQLIAFYQTETGQKFVQLQGKLAKQGAMVTQQQIQKNMQHKLPTIMQTMVDQLEKQLNMPKSP; encoded by the coding sequence ATGTTGAAATCCATGGCTGCTCTTTTTGCCCTTGCGCTCTTTCTCTCTCCATCCGCCATGGCAGCTGATACCCCGCCGAACAAGGCCCAACAGCTGTTTAAGGTGATGCAGGCAGATAAAAGCCAAAACCAAACCTTTAAAATGCTCACCCAGCGTATTACCCCCATGGTCATTCAGGGGTTTGGGCAGGATCTCAAACGTCACTTCCCTCAGGCAACTGAGGCACAACGGCAAGAGACCTCTGAAGCATTTGCCCAGGGGTTTCATGAGATGATGCAAGCCACCATGCCTGAGGTAGAGAAACAGATGGCTGAACTCTACAGCAATGCATTTACCGAACAGGAACTGGACCAGCTGATTGCCTTTTATCAAACCGAAACCGGTCAAAAATTTGTGCAACTGCAAGGCAAGCTGGCCAAACAAGGGGCGATGGTTACCCAACAGCAGATCCAAAAGAACATGCAGCATAAGCTACCCACCATTATGCAAACCATGGTCGATCAGCTGGAAAAACAACTGAATATGCCAAAATCTCCATAA
- a CDS encoding DUF2059 domain-containing protein, whose amino-acid sequence MLKHLLCAALLTITFHGQAWAQPVDPQAHKEAVSLIKRMDMSNVMDQMVTLMLRSIGPMMSHSLQSEIQKQYPKTPEALIQEISTDMIQALEDAFSSVKPEMLSEFANVYAKEFTASELKSMNQFFASPAGQQFIKKQGKLMQEGQKVGQEVAKRSLESKIPQIMQRMDEKFKDRLESYQ is encoded by the coding sequence ATGTTGAAACATCTACTCTGTGCGGCCCTACTGACCATAACCTTTCATGGGCAAGCCTGGGCACAACCTGTAGACCCCCAGGCACATAAAGAGGCTGTCTCACTGATCAAACGTATGGATATGTCCAACGTGATGGATCAGATGGTTACCTTAATGTTACGCAGCATTGGCCCTATGATGTCGCACTCTCTTCAATCAGAGATCCAGAAACAGTACCCTAAAACACCGGAAGCACTCATTCAGGAGATCTCTACGGATATGATTCAAGCACTGGAAGATGCTTTTTCATCCGTTAAGCCAGAGATGTTGTCTGAATTTGCCAATGTCTATGCCAAAGAGTTTACGGCTTCAGAACTGAAAAGCATGAACCAGTTCTTTGCCTCCCCTGCCGGTCAACAGTTTATTAAGAAACAGGGTAAGTTAATGCAAGAGGGGCAAAAGGTTGGCCAGGAGGTTGCCAAACGCTCTTTAGAAAGCAAGATCCCACAGATTATGCAACGTATGGATGAGAAGTTTAAAGACCGCTTAGAAAGCTACCAATAG
- a CDS encoding class I SAM-dependent methyltransferase, translated as MHHDPRAIQRFFQSLPSVLDVSTISHLHLVHWPLNQWPVGHTLKEMGFAGKLTIARISTQAMAKADGFQTIQAHDHPTANEPATHILMELPQGREAAKLAVEEALKALPPTGKLWVFGDKESGILPLPKKIAQARNVLSKGHLKLVEIPAGSQWQEKPSKKQQKRPDLSDDGCFHHYSTDEITVATRPGLFSWAEPDPASLMLLEALQGHAAYHLLDWGCGCGLIGTTLAKREPTLQVTLSDDMVRATLCSAETAQLNGVTERCHMVLEDGIGSILQRQSFDTVVTNPPFHRGQSLNRAVAERFIQHATEILERKGTLWLVANGFLDYGPLLKEAFATVEVALRDTKFVVWKATKK; from the coding sequence ATGCACCATGACCCCCGCGCCATCCAACGCTTCTTCCAAAGCCTTCCTTCGGTGTTGGATGTTTCTACGATTAGCCACTTGCATCTGGTGCATTGGCCACTCAATCAATGGCCGGTGGGTCATACCCTCAAAGAGATGGGGTTTGCGGGTAAACTGACCATTGCGCGTATCTCCACCCAGGCGATGGCCAAAGCCGATGGCTTCCAAACCATCCAGGCCCATGACCACCCCACAGCCAACGAGCCTGCAACCCATATTCTAATGGAGTTACCCCAAGGGCGGGAGGCCGCAAAACTGGCGGTGGAGGAGGCCTTAAAGGCGCTTCCCCCCACAGGAAAGTTGTGGGTGTTTGGCGATAAGGAGAGTGGTATCCTGCCGCTTCCTAAAAAAATTGCACAAGCGCGTAATGTCCTGAGTAAGGGTCATCTTAAACTGGTGGAGATTCCAGCCGGTAGTCAGTGGCAGGAAAAACCCAGTAAAAAACAGCAAAAACGACCCGACCTTAGTGATGATGGCTGTTTCCATCACTATTCAACCGATGAAATCACCGTTGCAACCCGCCCTGGGCTTTTTTCCTGGGCAGAGCCTGACCCGGCATCCTTAATGTTATTAGAAGCCCTGCAAGGTCATGCGGCATACCATCTTTTGGATTGGGGCTGTGGGTGTGGGTTGATCGGAACCACCCTGGCCAAACGGGAGCCCACCCTACAGGTCACCCTGTCAGATGATATGGTACGGGCAACCCTATGTAGTGCGGAGACAGCCCAGCTCAATGGGGTGACGGAACGCTGCCATATGGTGCTGGAGGATGGTATTGGGTCCATATTACAGCGGCAAAGCTTTGATACGGTTGTGACCAACCCTCCTTTTCATCGGGGGCAATCCCTTAACCGGGCTGTGGCAGAGCGTTTTATCCAACATGCCACAGAGATTTTAGAGCGTAAGGGTACGCTTTGGTTGGTTGCCAATGGGTTTCTGGATTATGGACCATTGCTTAAAGAGGCTTTTGCAACGGTGGAGGTGGCCCTGCGAGATACCAAGTTTGTGGTTTGGAAGGCAACCAAAAAGTAA
- the pyrE gene encoding orotate phosphoribosyltransferase — protein sequence MNQDRRLDFLRFALAAEVLRFGSFKTKAGRMSPYFFNAGLFNSGALMSQLAAFYADTLAADGPDFDVLFGPAYKGIPLSTAVAMALSDRHNRETPFAYNRKEAKDHGEGGVLVGSPLKGRIMIIDDVVSAGTSVRESVGMIEQAGAQLAGVTVALDRQERGQGALSAIQEIEKNFNVPVIAIASLTDLVALLEQEADLAEYMPQIKAYRDEYGVA from the coding sequence ATGAATCAGGATCGTCGGTTGGACTTTTTACGTTTTGCATTGGCCGCAGAGGTCTTGCGCTTTGGCTCTTTTAAAACCAAGGCTGGGCGTATGAGCCCTTACTTCTTTAATGCAGGGTTGTTCAACAGTGGTGCATTGATGTCTCAATTGGCCGCCTTTTATGCCGATACCCTGGCAGCTGATGGTCCAGACTTTGACGTACTGTTTGGCCCAGCCTATAAGGGTATTCCCCTTTCTACAGCTGTGGCCATGGCCTTGTCAGACCGCCATAACCGGGAAACACCCTTTGCCTATAACCGTAAAGAGGCTAAGGATCATGGTGAGGGTGGGGTTTTGGTGGGGTCACCCCTCAAAGGTCGTATTATGATCATTGATGATGTGGTCAGTGCTGGGACTTCTGTACGAGAGTCCGTGGGTATGATCGAGCAGGCAGGTGCTCAATTGGCTGGTGTCACCGTTGCGCTGGATCGACAAGAGCGGGGTCAAGGTGCGCTGTCGGCCATTCAAGAGATTGAAAAGAACTTTAATGTACCGGTTATTGCCATCGCTTCGTTAACCGATTTGGTGGCGTTGTTGGAGCAGGAGGCTGATCTGGCTGAATATATGCCGCAGATCAAAGCCTATCGGGATGAATATGGCGTGGCCTAA
- a CDS encoding FtsB family cell division protein encodes MSETTPPTKSQSNAIAARNVAISLLLLLLIVWAQYVLWFGGQGIVAWRHTTQQLAATNKEIEKVSARIEKRKREIIMVKKETTILEEVARRNLGLVYPDEIIFVFPDSSKDPSKKNKVEEKAPLQSQ; translated from the coding sequence ATGTCTGAAACAACCCCACCGACCAAAAGTCAATCCAATGCCATTGCAGCGCGCAATGTGGCGATCTCTCTGCTGCTGTTGCTGCTCATTGTCTGGGCCCAGTATGTCCTGTGGTTTGGTGGACAGGGCATCGTGGCATGGCGTCACACCACCCAGCAACTGGCCGCGACCAATAAAGAGATTGAAAAGGTCTCCGCCCGCATAGAAAAACGTAAGCGGGAAATAATCATGGTAAAAAAAGAGACAACCATCTTAGAAGAAGTGGCCCGCCGTAACCTTGGTTTGGTCTATCCTGATGAGATAATCTTTGTCTTTCCCGACAGTTCCAAAGATCCTTCAAAAAAAAACAAGGTAGAGGAAAAAGCTCCCTTGCAATCCCAGTAA
- the rimP gene encoding ribosome maturation factor RimP, with protein MSDVAQRVEELAMQAAKTEDCEVVEVIYRREGGGYVVRVAADKLPDDQGQERRISLDECGRISRQISSLLDVHDVIPNAYNLEVSSPGIERPLNKEGDFTRFAGKLVEVKTFQPMETEQGSRKRFRGTLVGLQEGMVVVTEADGEVSIPWEQVAKANLTFDF; from the coding sequence ATGTCCGACGTAGCACAAAGGGTTGAAGAGCTGGCCATGCAGGCCGCCAAGACCGAAGACTGTGAAGTGGTTGAGGTAATCTACCGCCGTGAAGGTGGTGGTTATGTGGTACGGGTTGCTGCCGATAAACTGCCTGATGATCAAGGCCAAGAGCGTCGCATCTCATTAGATGAGTGCGGGCGTATCAGCCGTCAGATCTCTAGTCTGCTGGATGTCCATGATGTCATCCCTAATGCATACAATTTGGAGGTCTCATCACCAGGTATTGAACGGCCATTGAATAAGGAGGGGGATTTTACCCGCTTCGCTGGCAAGCTGGTTGAGGTTAAAACCTTCCAACCTATGGAGACCGAACAGGGTTCACGTAAGAGATTTCGTGGCACCTTAGTCGGACTACAAGAGGGTATGGTCGTGGTAACCGAAGCCGATGGCGAAGTAAGTATACCCTGGGAGCAAGTCGCGAAGGCCAATCTGACCTTCGACTTTTGA
- the nusA gene encoding transcription termination factor NusA, producing MTVEILQVADQVAREKGIDRMVVIEAMESAIQTASRKKYGANKNIQARFDPKSGEFQLNQLREVVDPDQDEEMLFDEDVHITLEKALTMNPEAALGDFIAEQLPPIEFGRIAAQTAKQVIVQKVRDAERERIYEEYSDRQGEMVNGLVKRVERNNIHVDLGRTSAFLPHEEQLPREHYRAGDRIRAYIKEVREVTRGPQIILSRTHPQMVLRLFEMEVPEIYDGIVEIKAVARDAGHRSKIAVRSNDPHVDPVGACVGMRGSRVQGVVTELQGERIDIIDWSPDPAVFVCNALAPAEVVKVVVDEEDKNIKVVVDEAALSLAIGRRGQNVRLASELTGWRIDIITEQEERSLREEMFGELQQTFMKDLDLGEEVAAVLVQEGFTSSEEVAYVPLNELAGIDGFDEEIAQELRNRARDTLLQQALQTEERKAELHIDERLAQMDMLTDDALIALAEKNVNTLDDLADLATDELVEMFDGDLATEDAETLILGARRAAGWFDDEEETS from the coding sequence ATGACAGTTGAAATCTTACAGGTAGCCGATCAAGTCGCACGGGAAAAAGGTATCGATCGCATGGTTGTGATCGAAGCCATGGAAAGTGCCATTCAGACCGCCTCCCGGAAAAAATATGGGGCCAACAAAAACATTCAGGCCCGTTTTGATCCCAAGTCCGGCGAATTTCAACTGAACCAGTTGCGTGAAGTCGTGGATCCTGATCAAGACGAAGAGATGCTCTTCGATGAGGATGTACACATCACCCTGGAAAAAGCACTGACCATGAACCCCGAAGCTGCTTTGGGAGATTTCATCGCCGAGCAGCTTCCGCCCATCGAATTTGGCCGTATCGCCGCACAAACCGCCAAACAGGTCATTGTGCAGAAGGTACGTGATGCCGAGCGTGAGCGCATCTACGAAGAGTACTCCGATCGCCAAGGTGAGATGGTTAATGGCCTCGTTAAACGTGTTGAGCGCAACAACATCCACGTTGACCTGGGACGTACCTCCGCCTTTTTGCCCCACGAAGAGCAGCTCCCCCGTGAGCATTATCGTGCCGGCGACCGTATTCGTGCTTACATCAAGGAAGTACGCGAAGTAACCCGCGGCCCACAGATCATCCTCTCCCGCACCCATCCACAAATGGTACTGCGTTTGTTTGAGATGGAGGTCCCTGAGATCTATGACGGTATTGTCGAGATCAAGGCTGTGGCGCGTGATGCTGGTCACCGTAGTAAAATCGCCGTTCGTTCCAACGACCCCCATGTGGATCCTGTCGGTGCCTGTGTTGGCATGCGTGGCTCCCGTGTTCAAGGGGTTGTGACCGAACTTCAGGGTGAGCGTATCGATATCATCGATTGGTCTCCAGACCCTGCCGTCTTTGTCTGCAACGCCCTTGCCCCCGCTGAGGTGGTTAAAGTGGTAGTGGATGAAGAGGACAAGAATATTAAGGTTGTTGTGGATGAAGCAGCCCTCTCCCTGGCCATTGGCCGCCGTGGACAAAATGTCCGTCTGGCATCGGAGTTAACCGGCTGGCGTATCGACATCATTACCGAACAGGAAGAGCGCAGCTTGCGTGAAGAGATGTTCGGTGAACTGCAACAGACCTTTATGAAAGATCTGGACCTGGGCGAAGAGGTTGCTGCTGTTTTGGTTCAAGAGGGCTTCACCTCTTCTGAAGAGGTGGCTTATGTGCCTCTCAATGAGCTGGCCGGTATTGATGGGTTTGATGAAGAGATCGCCCAAGAGTTGCGTAACCGTGCTCGGGATACCCTGTTGCAACAAGCCCTGCAGACCGAAGAACGTAAAGCGGAGCTGCATATTGATGAGCGTCTGGCACAAATGGATATGCTCACCGATGATGCCTTGATTGCACTGGCTGAGAAGAATGTGAACACCCTGGATGATCTGGCCGATCTGGCAACTGATGAGCTGGTCGAAATGTTCGACGGTGATTTGGCAACAGAAGACGCCGAAACCTTGATTCTGGGAGCCCGCCGTGCGGCAGGATGGTTCGATGACGAGGAAGAAACCTCGTAA
- a CDS encoding DUF448 domain-containing protein: MTRKKPRNHRGKEPVLTGDGELQGNHRTCMVTRRSADPALLLRFVADPTGMLTEDLSGRLPGRGVHVMPEPQTVKQLLKRRGALGKLAKVTIQSPDAEMLVARIGRGLERRLCDALGLGLRAGGLILGLRELEESVARGERPLILMAADTAANSREKVLRLAQRPAREGGKALTCWEVMDRDRIGLACGKGPVAVAGVLGSGVRKRVAQDAWRWLAWAGHIPQMEEQTDELE, encoded by the coding sequence ATGACGAGGAAGAAACCTCGTAACCATCGGGGCAAGGAACCAGTTTTAACCGGTGATGGTGAGCTACAAGGCAACCATCGTACCTGTATGGTGACCCGCCGTAGTGCGGATCCAGCCCTGTTACTTCGGTTTGTCGCCGATCCAACAGGAATGCTGACAGAGGATCTCTCTGGCCGTCTACCGGGAAGAGGCGTGCATGTCATGCCGGAACCACAAACGGTCAAGCAACTGCTTAAACGCCGTGGTGCGTTAGGCAAGTTGGCAAAGGTTACCATACAGAGCCCAGATGCAGAGATGCTGGTGGCACGCATTGGCCGAGGGTTAGAACGGCGTTTATGCGACGCACTGGGGTTAGGTCTTCGAGCAGGCGGCCTGATACTGGGTTTACGAGAGTTAGAAGAGTCAGTGGCACGTGGTGAACGGCCGTTGATTTTAATGGCCGCGGATACCGCAGCCAATAGTCGGGAAAAAGTGTTGCGTTTGGCGCAACGCCCTGCACGTGAAGGCGGCAAAGCCTTAACTTGTTGGGAAGTCATGGACCGGGACCGCATAGGTTTAGCTTGTGGCAAAGGACCGGTCGCGGTAGCAGGTGTGTTGGGTTCAGGCGTAAGGAAACGCGTCGCCCAGGATGCCTGGCGCTGGCTTGCATGGGCAGGTCACATACCGCAAATGGAAGAACAAACGGACGAGTTGGAGTAG